From the genome of Drosophila melanogaster chromosome 2L, one region includes:
- the Nle gene encoding notchless yields the protein MLAKKQKMQETDTEQEATPHTIQARLVSDTGEEAGPPIDLPAGITTQQLGLICNALLKNEEATPYLFFVGEDEIKKSLEDTLDLASVDTENVIDIVYQPQAVFKVRPVTRCTSSMPGHAEAVVSLNFSPDGAHLASGSGDTTVRLWDLNTETPHFTCTGHKQWVLCVSWAPDGKRLASGCKAGSIIIWDPETGQQKGRPLSGHKKHINCLAWEPYHRDPECRKLASASGDGDCRIWDVKLGQCLMNIAGHTNAVTAVRWGGAGLIYTSSKDRTVKMWRAADGILCRTFSGHAHWVNNIALSTDYVLRTGPFHPVKDRSKSHLSLSTEELQESALKRYQAVCPDEVESLVSCSDDNTLYLWRNNQNKCVERMTGHQNVVNDVKYSPDVKLIASASFDKSVRLWRASDGQYMATFRGHVQAVYTVAWSADSRLIVSGSKDSTLKVWSVQTKKLAQELPGHADEVFGVDWAPDGSRVASGGKDKVIKLWAY from the exons atgttggccaaaaaacagaaaatgcAGGAGACGGACACGGAGCAAGAGGCCACGCCACATACGATACAGGCGCGCCTCGTTTCGGACACGGGCGAGGAAGCGGGCCCGCCAATCGACCTGCCGGCAGGAATCACTACCCAGCAATTGGGTCTGATTTGCAACGCGCTGCTGAAAAACGAGGAAGCCACTCCATATTTGTTTTTCGTGGGCGAGGATGAGATCAAGAAGAGCCTGGAGGACACGTTGGACTTGGCGTCAGTGGACACCGAAAACGTGATCGATATTGTGTATCAGCCACAGGCGGTTTTCAAAGTGCGCCCAGTGACAAGATGCACGAGTTCCATGCCGGGACACGCCGAGGCTGTGGTTTCGCTGAATTTCAGCCCGGATGGTGCTCATCTCGCCAGTGGAAGTGGCGACACCACAGTGCGATTGTGGGATCTTAACACAGAGACACCGCACTTCACCTGCACAGGTCATAAGCAGTGGGTTCTGTGCGTATCCTGGGCTCCGGATGGCAAACGGTTGGCCAGCGGTTGCAAAGCGGGCTCTATAATCATCTGGGACCCGGAGACGGGTCAGCAGAAGGGGCGACCCTTGAGTGGGCACAAGAAACACATCAACTGCCTCGCCTGGGAACCGTATCATCGCGATCCGGAGTGCAGGAAACTTGCTTCCGCCAGTGGAGACGGGGACTGCCGGATTTGGGACGTGAAATTGGGCCAGTGCCTTATGAACATTGCCGGACACACAAATGCTGTGACAGCAGTGAGATGGGGTGGAGCGGGCCTTATTTATACATCCTCCAAAGATCGCACAGTGAAGATGTGGCGAGCAGCTGATGGAATCTTGTGCCGGACGTTCTCTGGCCACGCTCACTGGGTAAACAACATTGCGCTGAGCACCGACTACGTCCTGCGCACTGGTCCATTCCATCCGGTGAAGGATCGCTCCAAGAGCCACCTCAGTTTGAGCA CTGAGGAATTGCAGGAATCTGCCTTGAAGCGCTACCAGGCCGTGTGCCCTGACGAGGTGGAGTCGCTGGTTTCCTGTTCGGATGACAACACCCTCTATCTGTGGCGGAACAACCAGAACAAGTGCGTTGAGCGCATGACAGGGCACCAGAACGTGGTCAACGACGTGAAATATTCGCCGGATGTAAAGCTAATTGCGTCTGCTTCATTTGACAAGTCAGTGCGTCTGTGGCGAGCCAGCGATGGTCAGTACATGGCCACCTTCCGGGGTCATGTGCAGGCTGTTTACACGGTTGCCTGGTCCGCGGACTCCCGCTTGATTGTTTCCGGCAGCAAAGACTCAACTCTAAAAG TATGGAGTGTGCAGACGAAGAAACTGGCACAGGAGCTGCCTGGACATGCGGATGAGGTGTTCGGAGTGGACTGGGCGCCCGATGGCTCTAGAGTTGCCTCTGGTGGCAAGGACAAAGTTATAAAGCT ATGGGCTTATTAA
- the CG2794 gene encoding uncharacterized protein, whose translation MLLRRCFLFPFPAVRLVRRSLHRKHDHIVLHPEIRQALQLQKPVVALESTIITHGMPMPENVVTALAVEEQVRQNGAIPATIGILDGRIKVGLTREELTSLAEKPRDQVIKCSRRDLPFVVSRRQSGGTTVAATMIIAHRVGIHVFATGGIGGVHRDGHESMDVSADLTELGRTPVAVVCSGVKSILDIPRTLEFLETQGVCVASFDSPGGVFPDFYTRDSGCTVPYNLKSAQEAAELLRSWRELKMESGLVIGVPIPEEFAADKFKIEEAIKEATAQARAQGISGKEVTPFLLAAIAKITEGRSLKSNIALIKNNAKVAAQIAASLCDVSTKLESPVQKAIDKKPLVVGASILDLSFKVDDQKRDMKLDGATYSAVAKQAAGGVGRNIAEGIYKLYGDVNLISAVGNDQMGQTLLQMMPKALKRGLIVADNHNTSLCSLIFDKFGDCKLILGNMEIHQSITAETLQAHHQLFREAPLIIMDSNISEQAMASILQQAQINKIPVFFEPTDMFIAGKPFKLLPELTKNIRLIKPNMQELKTITEAITGETVKWNPETKQPQTELVQQAKSLIKKIDSHFNCIIATLSDHGVLLSYRGDAENDARLLLDVSKPTPPHSTRFYPAPMVHNIVNVSGAGDSFCAGFITALLRGRSLDECIAGGFVAAERALQSESAVPATYFSNQESFESRYKHTARIIQQQSI comes from the coding sequence ATGTTGCTCCGGAGATGTTTCCTGTTCCCGTTTCCCGCCGTGCGGTTGGTGCGCAGGAGTCTGCACCGCAAGCATGACCACATTGTGCTGCACCCCGAGATCCGGCAAGCGCTGCAGCTGCAAAAGCCGGTGGTGGCCCTAGAATCCACGATCATTACGCACGGGATGCCAATGCCGGAGAATGTCGTTACGGCGCTGGCGGTGGAGGAGCAAGTTCGTCAGAATGGAGCCATTCCCGCCACCATCGGCATTCTGGACGGACGCATCAAGGTCGGCCTGACTCGTGAGGAGCTCACTTCGCTTGCCGAAAAGCCCCGGGATCAGGTGATTAAGTGCTCCCGTCGGGATTTGCCCTTTGTGGTGTCAAGGAGACAGAGTGGTGGAACCACCGTCGCCGCCACAATGATCATTGCCCATCGGGTAGGCATCCACGTGTTCGCCACTGGAGGAATTGGTGGGGTCCATCGGGATGGCCACGAATCCATGGACGTTTCAGCAGATCTCACCGAGCTGGGACGCACTCCGGTGGCCGTAGTATGCAGCGGGGTCAAATCCATCCTAGACATTCCCCGCACGCTGGAGTTCTTGGAGACGCAGGGCGTGTGTGTGGCCAGTTTCGACAGTCCTGGTGGCGTCTTTCCGGATTTCTACACACGGGACAGTGGCTGCACCGTGCCCTACAACCTTAAAAGTGCCCAGGAGGCAGCTGAGCTGCTGCGATCTTGGCGGGAATTGAAAATGGAATCAGGCCTGGTAATTGGTGTTCCCATTCCGGAGGAGTTTGCCGCAgataaattcaaaattgaGGAGGCCATCAAGGAAGCAACTGCTCAAGCCAGGGCCCAGGGAATTTCCGGCAAGGAGGTTACTCCATTCCTGCTGGCCGCCATAGCCAAGATCACCGAAGGAAGGAGCCTTAAGTCTAACATAGCACTAATCAAGAACAATGCCAAGGTTGCTGCTCAAATCGCCGCATCGCTTTGTGACGTGTCCACGAAACTGGAAAGCCCGGTCCAAAAAGCAATCGATAAAAAGCCACTGGTTGTGGGAGCCTCCATCCTGGATCTTTCCTTTAAGGTGGACGATCAGAAACGCGACATGAAGCTTGATGGAGCGACGTATTCCGCGGTAGCTAAACAGGCGGCTGGGGGAGTGGGTCGGAACATAGCTGAGGGCATCTACAAGCTATACGGAGATGTAAACCTAATTTCCGCCGTGGGAAACGACCAGATGGGACAAACGCTGCTTCAAATGATGCCAAAGGCGCTGAAGCGGGGCCTAATTGTGGCGGACAACCACAACACCTCATTGTGCTCCCTAATCTTCGATAAGTTTGGAGATTGCAAGCTGATTCTGGGCAACATGGAAATCCACCAGAGCATTACAGCCGAGACCCTGCAAGCGCACCACCAACTCTTCCGAGAAGCTCCTCTCATCATCATGGACAGCAACATATCGGAGCAGGCCATGGCCAGCATTCTGCAGCAGGCGCAAATCAACAAGATTCCAGTCTTCTTCGAGCCCACAGATATGTTCATAGCCGGTAAACCGTTCAAGCTGCTGCCGGAGTTAACCAAGAACATACGCCTGATCAAACCGAATATGCAGGAGTTGAAAACTATTACGGAGGCTATAACGGGCGAAACTGTCAAATGGAATCCAGAAACCAAACAGCCACAAACGGAACTGGTTCAGCAAGCGAAGTCCTTGATCAAAAAAATCGACAGCCACTTCAATTGCATCATAGCTACGCTGAGTGACCACGGGGTGCTACTCAGCTATCGAGGGGACGCTGAAAACGATGCCAGATTGCTCCTCGATGTGAGTAAGCCCACGCCGCCACACAGCACTCGCTTCTATCCCGCTCCCATGGTTCACAATATTGTGAATGTCTCCGGAGCGGGCGATAGTTTCTGCGCGGGCTTCATCACTGCCCTGCTGCGAGGGCGATCTCTGGACGAGTGCATCGCCGGCGGCTTTGTGGCCGCTGAAAGGGCACTGCAGTCTGAGTCCGCCGTTCCCGCAACGTACTTCTCAAATCAAGAATCTTTTGAGAGTCGCTACAAGCATACTGCCCGGATCATTCAACAGCAGAGCATATAG
- the uncNacbeta gene encoding putative nascent polypeptide-associated complex beta subunit, isoform A — protein MNVEKLKRLQAQVRIGGKGTPRRKKKVMHQTAATDDKKLQSSLKKLSVSTIPGIEEVNIIKDDLTVIHFNNPKAQASLSANTFAVTGHGETRKVVEMLPDILPQLGQETVVQLRMYANAMNSQKGAPGSGDGPLPAEEDDDVPLLVGDFDEVAKVEATKQPVHEPKESAEIKAKDKQQQQPKKEQKQSAKVPETTNPSENPKEKQENKKGQAKNNKKGDPQTNKDKTNKSKDQAKGQPAPQANKETTQAAQALKQNPSKPAVQQKKDQVLAVDQKIEANGAIQKAQQPKPAETKSTDQKVEPKSAEKQVDKAKPIEQTKTKESKVEHPKPAQKQLDQNTQAKPTAERSEAKPVVPTPEPQKSAPPAVQTLAQIVALPAEKPANEAVAAPKAEEQKKDSSGPAKVEPAITPSAPQPVTTAEPPKSALKQDSPPKSAPKQGSPPKNVPKQESPPQSAPKQDSPPKGAPKQDSPPKGAPKQDSPPKGAPKQDSAPQQKTPPPVKQEVAPAKQDEPPAKQDAPPAKQDAPVPVPEVIKTLAPEVPNVSQAPAQPQGQAALASEKPADAPKAIEEPKAAPKKESPPPTKPVTATVPVAPATPAEAPSPLAPSTPPSTPTSVPPSAATVTPPSPATVTPPSPAVVTPPQKQSAAPQAGIKKQEAGTKTKQQQPANKPQQPQKQPPGGAGGSAGPGGNKGVQKQPNPNAKPAVAPKPAQATPKPAAASPKASPNQTNPQQQQGKAANKASPPKQTGPTGGQQKSAANASKATASPKSAASPKATSPKAGTPTNPASASGGPN, from the coding sequence ATGAATGTGGAGAAGCTGAAGCGTCTGCAGGCCCAGGTCCGGATCGGCGGCAAGGGCACGCCCCGTCGAAAGAAGAAGGTCATGCACCAGACGGCGGCCACCGATGACAAGAAGCTGCAGAGCTCGCTCAAGAAGCTGTCGGTGAGCACCATCCCGGGCATCGAGGAGGTTAACATAATCAAGGACGATCTGACCGTGATTCACTTCAACAACCCCAAGGCGCAGGCCTCCCTTTCGGCCAACACCTTTGCGGTCACGGGTCACGGCGAGACCCGGAAGGTGGTCGAAATGCTGCCCGATATCCTGCCCCAGCTGGGCCAGGAGACAGTCGTCCAGCTGCGGATGTATGCCAATGCCATGAACAGTCAAAAGGGGGCGCCGGGAAGCGGAGATGGACCTCTCCCAGCGGAGGAGGATGACGATGTTCCCTTGCTCGTTGGCGATTTCGATGAGGTGGCCAAGGTGGAGGCGACCAAGCAGCCAGTACATGAGCCAAAGGAATCTGCGGAGATCAAAGCCAAGgataagcagcagcagcagcctaAGAAGGAACAGAAGCAGTCAGCGAAAGTGCCGGAGACAACCAATCCCAGCGAGAATCCCAAAGAGAAACAGGAAAATAAGAAGGGTCAGGCCAAAAATAACAAGAAGGGTGATCCACAGACCAACAAGGACAAGACCAATAAAAGCAAGGATCAGGCCAAGGGTCAGCCTGCTCCCCAAGCCAACAAGGAAACGACACAGGCTGCACAAGCTCTCAAACAGAATCCTTCGAAGCCCGCTGTACAGCAGAAAAAGGATCAAGTGCTCGCAGTTGACCAGAAGATTGAAGCCAACGGTGCGATTCAAAAGGCGCAACAACCAAAGCCCGCCGAGACCAAGTCCACTGACCAGAAAGTTGAACCCAAATCGGCAGAGAAGCAGGTGGACAAGGCCAAACCCATTGAACAGACCAAAACCAAAGAGTCCAAGGTGGAACATCCGAAACCAGCTCAAAAGCAATTGGATCAGAACACTCAGGCCAAACCCACGGCGGAGAGAAGTGAAGCTAAGCCAGTGGTACCGACACCAGAACCCCAGAAGTCCGCTCCTCCTGCTGTCCAGACTCTCGCCCAGATTGTGGCTTTGCCTGCGGAGAAACCAGCCAATGAAGCTGTTGCCGCTCCCAAAGCTGAGGAGCAGAAAAAAGACTCGTCTGGTCCAGCTAAGGTAGAGCCAGCGATTACTCCATCGGCACCACAACCAGTCACCACTGCTGAGCCACCCAAGAGTGCTCTCAAACAGGACTCACCTCCTAAGAGCGCTCCCAAGCAGGGATCCCCACCGAAGAATGTTCCAAAACAGGAATCACCACCACAGAGTGCTCCCAAACAGGATTCCCCACCAAAGGGTGCTCCCAAACAGGATTCCCCACCAAAGGGTGCTCCCAAACAGGATTCACCACCAAAGGGTGCCCCTAAACAGGATTCAGCGCCACAACAAAAGACTCCACCACCAGTTAAACAGGAAGTAGCACCAGCTAAGCAGGATGAACCACCAGCTAAGCAGGATGCACCACCAGCTAAACAGGATGcaccagttccagttccagaAGTTATCAAAACGCTAGCACCGGAAGTCCCCAACGTTTCTCAGGCACCTGCACAACCTCAGGGTCAGGCTGCTCTCGCTTCTGAAAAACCAGCGGATGCGCCAAAGGCCATTGAGGAACCGAAGGCTGCACCCAAGAAGGAatcaccaccacccacaaaaCCAGTGACGGCAACAGTTCCGGTAGCACCTGCCACTCCTGCTGAGGCGCCATCTCCTCTGGCTCCCTCCACTCCGCCATCGACTCCCACCTCGGTGCCGCCCTCTGCAGCGACAGTGACTCCTCCATCTCCCGCCACGGTGACTCCTCCGTCGCCTGCTGTAGTTACTCCGCCTCAGAAACAGTCGGCGGCTCCCCAAGCGGGAATCAAGAAGCAGGAGGCAGGAACGAAgacaaaacagcagcagccagccaACAAGCCCCAACAACCGCAAAAGCAGCCaccaggaggagcaggaggatcAGCTGGGCCAGGAGGGAACAAGGGCGTGCAGAAACAGCCGAACCCCAATGCCAAGCCAGCAGTTGCTCCAAAGCCGGCCCAGGCCACTCCAAAACCCGCTGCTGCTTCTCCAAAAGCATCCCCCAACCAGACGAatccacaacaacagcagggAAAAGCAGCTAACAAAGCGTCTCCTCCAAAGCAAACTGGACCAACTGGGGGGCAGCAGAAGTCGGCGGCGAACGCCTCGAAGGCCACAGCCTCCCCGAAATCGGCTGCATCCCCAAAAGCCACCTCCCCGAAGGCCGGAACTCCTACCAATCCTGCTTCCGCCTCTGGGGGTCCCAACTGA